A genome region from Heptranchias perlo isolate sHepPer1 chromosome 32, sHepPer1.hap1, whole genome shotgun sequence includes the following:
- the pex10 gene encoding peroxisome biogenesis factor 10, whose translation MPILPVNQPQLIRSNQKDEYYLSSLRSCVNEACQIFAGAKRWLEWRKEIELLADLTYFCLTTLAGYQTLGEEYVNIIQVDPSGHRVPSTSRRAALILLHTCVPYLLDLGLNRLEQDLQTEGDGSRPPEHRQGGSLFNNWLRGAVGALSERQKKVLLQTVSFLRQAVSFLHRLHLGIFYLNGAFYHVAKRLTSITYLCVRGLFSHGAGIRWSYELLGKVSLLQLVLTVAMQVNSHRHRRRARQEWKLHRSLPYPRNPSQDLAVRSSTCILCLERRRHSTATPCGHLFCWECITEWCNTKAECPLCREKFQPHRLIYLRHYV comes from the exons ATGCCCATTCTGCCAGTGAACCAGCCTCAGTTAATCCGCTCCAACCAAAAGGACGAGTACTACCTGAGCTCGCTGCGAAGCTGTGTCAATGAGGCCTGCCAGATCTTTGCAG GTGCTAAGCGGTGGTTGGAATGGAGGAAGGAGATTGAGTTATTGGCCGACCTGACGTACTTTTGTCTAACAACCTTAGCAG GTTACCAGACGCTGGGCGAGGAGTACGTTAACATCATCCAGGTGGACCCCAGTGGGCATCGGGTGCCCTCCACAAGCAGGCGGGCAGCCCTCATCCTTCTTCACACCTGCGTCCCTTACCTGCTGGACCTGGGGCTGAACCGCCTGGAGCAGGACCTGCAGACAGAGGGCGATGGGTCCCGGCCACCGGAGCACAGGCAGGGGGGCTCGCTCTTCAACAACTGGCTGCGGGGGGCGGTCGGTGCCCTGAGCGAACGGCAGAAGAAAGTGCTGCTGCAGACTGTCTCCTTCCTCCGACAGGCTGTCTCCTTCCTCCACCGCCTGCATCTGGGCATCTTCTACCTGAATGGAGCTTTCTACCACGTTGCCAAAAGATTAACCAGCATCACCTAC CTGTGCGTTCGAGGTCTGTTCAGTCACGGTGCTGGAATCCGGTGGAGTTATGAGTTGCTGGGGAAGGTTTCTCTGCTGCAGCTGGTCCTGACGGTCGCCATGCAGGTCAACAGCCACCGCCATAGGCGACGAGCCCGGCAAGAATGGAAACTTCACCGCAGCCTCCCGTACCCGAG AAATCCCTCTCAGGACCTTGCAGTCCGCAGCTCCACGTGTATACTGTGTTTGGAACGGCGTCGGCATTCAACGGCCACTCCGTGTGGACACCTCTTCTGCTGGGAGTGCATCACCGAATGGTGCAACACCAAG GCAGAGTGTCCGCTTTGCCGGGAGAAGTTCCAGCCTCACAGACTCATCTACTTGCGTCATTACGTTTAG